A window of the Tunturibacter empetritectus genome harbors these coding sequences:
- a CDS encoding acyl-CoA dehydrogenase family protein has translation MDEVQKIDSALVKKLFDQGLMGIEMPEEFGGVGASFFSSILTIQEISAVDLRSE, from the coding sequence ATGGATGAGGTACAGAAGATTGATTCCGCCTTGGTGAAAAAGCTCTTCGATCAAGGCCTGATGGGGATTGAAATGCCGGAAGAGTTCGGCGGTGTGGGCGCTTCATTCTTTAGTTCGATTCTCACCATTCAGGAAATTTCCGCCGTTGACCTGCGGTCGGAGTGA
- a CDS encoding long-chain-fatty-acid--CoA ligase, translating to MHIPLTPLRCLLRALDLYPNKIGVVSGDGRYTYAEFVERCRRIAAGLLAEGVQPGDRVGFLSFNSNVLLESYFAVPLAGGVVMPLNVRLHRSELEVILKHSQPRLVFYEQDFSPTIELLRTAIPACRFIPIDEDLDDRPSLVTLMALEPVPLPNLMSLDETSIAELFYTSGSTGRPKGVMLSHRSLYLHALALAGCLDHSDNQVILHTIPLFHANGWGFPHFATMCGFKHVMVRRFDPLAVFGLMEEEQASFTILVPTMAATLVACPERTKFDLSSLKHIIIGGAAASPELVAQLEALFPGCAIMGGYGLTETSPVVSIARQKSAMTFPDDERRRQFAASAGWPSLGVEVRIIDNAGTDVPQDSTSVGEIVVRGDNIMDGYFLEPDLTQDAIVDGWLRTGDMAVWNEERCVKVVDRKKDVIISGGENIASIELEHAIQAHPDVVECAVVAAPDPRWGEVPVAIVVTRNNSTITEEQLLEWAGKQVAKFKLPKQFVLQKEPLPKGGTGKILKYQLREQFWNGKEKRIQG from the coding sequence ATGCATATCCCACTCACACCGCTTCGTTGCCTACTGCGGGCTTTGGACTTGTATCCCAACAAGATTGGGGTGGTTTCCGGGGATGGCCGATATACCTATGCGGAGTTCGTCGAGCGGTGTCGTCGAATAGCCGCAGGTCTCCTCGCCGAAGGAGTACAACCGGGCGACCGTGTAGGATTTCTCAGTTTCAATAGCAACGTATTGCTTGAGAGTTACTTTGCCGTTCCCCTAGCAGGAGGTGTTGTTATGCCTCTCAACGTTCGCCTTCATCGGAGTGAGCTTGAAGTCATTCTTAAGCATTCTCAACCTCGGTTAGTGTTCTATGAACAAGATTTCAGTCCTACTATCGAGCTCCTTCGAACAGCAATACCCGCCTGCCGCTTCATCCCCATCGACGAAGACTTGGATGACCGTCCGTCGCTTGTGACGTTAATGGCATTGGAGCCTGTGCCCCTACCTAATCTCATGTCTCTGGACGAAACAAGTATTGCCGAACTCTTTTACACAAGTGGAAGCACAGGCCGCCCAAAGGGCGTCATGTTATCTCATCGATCCCTCTACCTGCATGCATTGGCTCTTGCGGGCTGCCTCGACCACAGCGATAACCAGGTCATTCTGCACACGATCCCGTTATTTCACGCGAACGGTTGGGGCTTCCCCCATTTCGCGACGATGTGCGGCTTCAAGCACGTCATGGTTAGACGTTTCGACCCACTAGCTGTCTTCGGTCTCATGGAGGAAGAACAAGCATCGTTCACGATCCTCGTCCCCACCATGGCGGCAACTTTGGTTGCTTGCCCCGAACGCACGAAGTTCGATCTATCAAGCCTCAAACACATCATCATCGGTGGTGCAGCCGCATCGCCCGAACTGGTGGCGCAGCTCGAAGCCTTATTCCCTGGCTGCGCAATCATGGGTGGCTACGGTTTAACCGAGACATCGCCCGTCGTCAGCATTGCACGGCAGAAGAGCGCAATGACGTTTCCAGATGATGAACGCCGGCGGCAATTTGCTGCATCGGCGGGCTGGCCGAGTCTTGGCGTAGAGGTCCGCATCATCGACAATGCTGGAACTGATGTTCCGCAGGATAGTACTTCCGTCGGAGAAATTGTCGTACGTGGAGACAACATCATGGATGGCTACTTCCTCGAGCCCGACCTGACCCAAGATGCCATCGTGGACGGTTGGTTACGCACCGGAGATATGGCAGTTTGGAACGAAGAACGCTGCGTTAAGGTTGTAGACAGGAAGAAGGACGTCATCATCAGTGGTGGAGAAAACATAGCATCAATTGAATTGGAACATGCGATTCAGGCACATCCCGACGTCGTCGAGTGCGCCGTAGTCGCCGCTCCGGACCCCCGGTGGGGAGAGGTGCCAGTCGCAATCGTTGTTACACGGAACAACTCCACGATCACCGAGGAGCAATTGCTTGAGTGGGCGGGTAAGCAAGTAGCTAAGTTCAAGCTTCCGAAACAGTTTGTCCTCCAGAAGGAACCACTCCCAAAGGGAGGGACGGGTAAGATTCTGAAATATCAGCTCCGAGAGCAGTTTTGGAATGGCAAAGAGAAGCGAATACAGGGCTAG
- a CDS encoding glycoside hydrolase family 2 protein, whose protein sequence is MKLGAIGALSAGVSAHAASLVEALQERPLSQSPSMKTTYDLSQLSWKLIGLSPFYSNFAQTHDDASFAVPDAGPLTVSIPVSVQAALLKAGIIEDWNVGLNARKCEWLENRDWIYEVAIPDEWLQNGQQVRVRCAGLDYAGDIVLNKTTVASFRNSFVPVVADLTSALKPSGNVLSIRLTPGPRWLGQVGYTSRMNEWKPRFYFGWDWVNRIVQTAIWDTVTLEITHGAEIKTLRCFSDVDLASGKGKLKVWGSVHGGSKVRITLTDRARELRTVEVNAPDFSSSGLQWNELPVDLWWPNRMGPQSLYNLEVELLDDHGRLLERQSRRVGFKSIEWRRTKGAPDTADPYLCVVNGKAVFLFGVNWTPIRPNFADVREEDYRKRANIYRDCGMNLVRVWGGAVLEKENFYNLCDELGLLVWQEFPLSSSGLDNYPPDDPASVDELGKIAQSYIERRAHHVSLLLWCGGNELQDDKNGVKSNQPTLTIRNHPAVVRMAEVVAREDSGRRFLATNPYGPVGVFSLQDCGKGVFWDVHGPWNLDGLPEGEWTTLWARDDAMFHSEMGAPSTSPVSIIRKYKGDLPEVPGTSENPLWARQSWWIDWPKFAKEKGREPRDLEEFVAWMNARQEAALTIALRSVLSRFPACGGLIIWMGHDSFPCTENASIVDFDGNPKPVVAELAKLLS, encoded by the coding sequence TTGAAGTTGGGTGCAATTGGCGCACTTTCAGCCGGCGTTTCTGCGCACGCAGCTTCTCTGGTCGAAGCTCTGCAGGAGCGGCCCCTTTCGCAGTCGCCTTCCATGAAAACCACTTACGATCTGTCACAACTGAGCTGGAAACTGATCGGTCTTTCTCCGTTTTACAGCAACTTTGCACAGACCCACGATGACGCTAGCTTTGCCGTGCCTGATGCTGGACCACTTACCGTTTCCATCCCGGTATCCGTGCAGGCCGCCTTGCTTAAAGCCGGCATCATCGAAGATTGGAACGTTGGCCTGAATGCGAGAAAGTGCGAATGGCTTGAAAATCGTGACTGGATCTATGAGGTAGCCATCCCTGATGAATGGCTGCAAAACGGTCAGCAAGTACGCGTTCGTTGCGCGGGCCTTGACTATGCTGGCGATATAGTCCTGAACAAAACAACGGTAGCTTCTTTCCGGAATTCGTTTGTTCCAGTTGTCGCCGACCTGACCTCTGCGCTCAAACCTTCTGGCAATGTGCTTTCCATTCGGCTGACACCGGGCCCTCGCTGGCTTGGACAGGTTGGCTACACGTCGCGCATGAACGAATGGAAACCACGATTCTACTTTGGTTGGGATTGGGTCAACCGCATCGTGCAGACGGCCATATGGGACACCGTCACGCTTGAAATCACTCATGGCGCGGAGATTAAGACACTCCGATGCTTTTCCGATGTCGATCTTGCTAGCGGCAAAGGCAAGCTAAAGGTCTGGGGCAGTGTTCATGGAGGCAGCAAGGTTCGAATCACGCTAACGGACCGCGCACGCGAGTTGAGAACTGTAGAGGTCAACGCTCCAGACTTTTCCAGTAGCGGCCTGCAATGGAATGAACTACCAGTCGATCTCTGGTGGCCGAATCGTATGGGTCCACAATCGCTCTACAACTTGGAAGTTGAGTTATTAGATGACCACGGACGTTTGCTAGAGCGTCAGTCCAGAAGAGTCGGTTTTAAGAGTATTGAGTGGCGGAGAACGAAGGGGGCGCCAGACACGGCCGATCCCTATCTTTGTGTTGTGAACGGGAAAGCCGTGTTTCTCTTCGGCGTTAACTGGACGCCGATCCGCCCTAACTTTGCCGATGTTCGAGAGGAAGACTACCGCAAGCGAGCGAACATTTATCGTGATTGCGGTATGAACCTGGTACGCGTCTGGGGCGGTGCCGTTCTCGAGAAAGAAAACTTCTACAACTTGTGCGACGAACTAGGGCTGTTAGTTTGGCAGGAGTTTCCTCTCTCAAGCTCAGGGCTGGATAATTACCCGCCGGACGACCCGGCCAGTGTGGATGAACTTGGCAAAATTGCTCAGTCATATATAGAACGCAGAGCGCATCATGTATCGCTTCTTCTCTGGTGCGGTGGTAACGAATTGCAGGATGACAAAAATGGCGTGAAGAGCAATCAGCCTACGCTGACCATCCGCAATCATCCAGCCGTCGTAAGAATGGCTGAAGTTGTCGCGCGCGAAGACTCAGGCCGACGTTTTCTTGCGACGAACCCGTATGGGCCCGTGGGTGTGTTTAGTCTCCAGGATTGTGGCAAGGGCGTGTTCTGGGATGTGCACGGACCGTGGAATCTCGACGGCCTACCGGAGGGGGAGTGGACGACGCTATGGGCCAGAGACGACGCCATGTTTCATTCCGAAATGGGTGCGCCCTCGACGAGTCCCGTCAGCATTATCCGGAAATATAAGGGAGATCTTCCTGAAGTGCCGGGCACGAGCGAAAATCCTCTATGGGCACGCCAATCCTGGTGGATCGACTGGCCGAAGTTCGCGAAAGAGAAAGGACGTGAACCACGAGATCTCGAAGAGTTCGTCGCATGGATGAACGCCCGGCAGGAAGCGGCATTGACGATCGCGCTACGATCGGTGCTGTCCCGCTTTCCGGCCTGCGGCGGTTTGATTATCTGGATGGGGCACGATTCTTTTCCGTGCACAGAAAATGCCTCCATCGTCGATTTTGACGGAAACCCTAAGCCTGTTGTTGCTGAGTTAGCGAAGCTCCTTAGCTGA
- a CDS encoding CocE/NonD family hydrolase, producing the protein MTRHSWAGCVFAFLCATVSIAAAQNAGDLVVDHNMPATMRDGIRLQADIYRPKGDGKYPVVLVRTPYGKAAGDPIARLITSHGYITVVQDCRGRFASEGSWYAFQNEGSDGYDSVEWAASLPGSDGRVVMWGGSYVAITQVLAAVTSPPHLVAITPWMVPSNFHEGVIYQGGALEKNVTDSWVSGVSADPVTQKPPADLHSVDFYRDWRLHPDYDEYWKLMTIDTRPEKILAPGLYLSGWYDVFISGALRDYESVSKHGNPAVQAKQRLIIGPWTHGMASSKSGDVDFGPTANPNPLLVFDWYDFILKGTANQFKTEKPVKLFVMGKNSWREEDAWPLARAQSTRYYLHSGGKANSLTGDGSLSPATPKKESSDQYVYDPSNPVSTQGGGLCCAPTPPGGAFDQRSIEQRPDVLVYTSESFKNDFEVTGNIQAEVYVRSSAVDTDLTVKVVDVSPDGYAKNLTDGILRLRYRNSMEKPEPLKPGEIYKATVAAGPTSNVFLPGHRLRVEVSSSNSPRFDSNPNTGANFDQEKNPIKATNAIFHDSEHPSAILLPVIPQ; encoded by the coding sequence ATGACACGACATAGCTGGGCAGGGTGCGTCTTCGCGTTTCTGTGTGCAACCGTGTCCATCGCGGCGGCACAAAACGCCGGAGATCTCGTCGTCGACCATAACATGCCGGCAACGATGCGAGACGGTATTAGGCTGCAGGCTGATATCTATCGTCCTAAAGGCGATGGAAAATATCCAGTTGTCCTGGTTCGTACACCGTATGGTAAAGCGGCTGGAGACCCTATCGCCCGTCTCATCACTTCGCACGGGTACATCACGGTTGTTCAGGATTGTCGTGGACGATTCGCTTCGGAAGGAAGTTGGTACGCGTTCCAGAACGAAGGTTCTGACGGTTACGACTCGGTAGAGTGGGCCGCATCGCTTCCAGGTTCCGACGGCAGGGTAGTGATGTGGGGTGGTTCCTACGTAGCAATCACGCAAGTGTTAGCTGCTGTCACATCACCTCCTCACCTGGTGGCCATCACCCCGTGGATGGTGCCCTCAAATTTTCACGAAGGCGTTATCTATCAGGGAGGAGCGTTAGAAAAAAATGTGACCGACAGCTGGGTGAGTGGAGTTTCAGCTGATCCCGTGACACAGAAACCACCTGCCGACCTTCACTCGGTAGATTTCTATCGCGACTGGCGTTTGCATCCGGACTATGACGAGTATTGGAAGCTGATGACGATCGACACGCGGCCAGAAAAGATACTTGCGCCAGGCCTTTACTTGAGTGGATGGTATGACGTCTTCATCTCGGGTGCCTTGCGTGACTACGAAAGCGTCAGCAAGCATGGCAATCCGGCAGTGCAAGCAAAGCAACGGCTGATCATCGGCCCGTGGACGCACGGAATGGCTTCCTCGAAGTCCGGCGATGTTGACTTCGGCCCTACGGCCAATCCTAATCCGTTGCTCGTCTTTGACTGGTATGACTTCATCTTGAAGGGAACAGCGAACCAGTTCAAGACCGAAAAGCCCGTAAAGCTTTTCGTCATGGGAAAGAACTCGTGGCGCGAAGAAGACGCATGGCCTCTTGCGAGAGCACAGAGCACTCGCTACTACCTGCACTCGGGCGGCAAGGCGAATTCACTCACCGGCGATGGCTCCTTGAGTCCCGCCACACCGAAGAAAGAGTCAAGCGATCAATATGTCTATGACCCCTCAAATCCTGTTTCAACTCAGGGTGGAGGGCTCTGCTGCGCCCCAACACCACCAGGTGGTGCGTTTGATCAACGCTCAATCGAACAGCGCCCCGATGTCCTCGTCTACACCTCAGAGTCCTTCAAGAACGACTTTGAGGTGACAGGAAACATACAGGCCGAAGTCTATGTGCGTTCATCCGCCGTGGATACCGATCTCACGGTTAAAGTCGTGGATGTAAGTCCCGACGGCTACGCCAAAAATCTTACCGACGGAATCTTGAGGTTGCGTTACCGAAACTCGATGGAGAAGCCTGAGCCGCTGAAGCCTGGTGAGATCTACAAAGCTACAGTGGCTGCCGGCCCTACCAGCAACGTATTTCTGCCCGGCCATCGCTTGCGCGTAGAAGTATCGAGCAGCAATAGTCCCCGGTTCGATTCCAACCCGAACACCGGAGCCAACTTCGATCAGGAAAAGAATCCGATCAAGGCGACGAACGCGATCTTTCATGACAGCGAACATCCCTCGGCAATCCTTCTGCCAGTTATTCCGCAGTAA
- a CDS encoding TonB-dependent receptor, translating to MRQALEMGKVVEERYRHVLHAILQLVLVFLAGMNVAYSQGAKGGITGSLLDPSGASVVGATVTETNLDTGTTRSTMSKADGIFLFTLVEPGRYRVEVVAKGFKKLVRQPVVVLVTETASLGQVALAVGDVTEIVTVSNQTELLQTESATTGNVFDSNQVSSLPLSTRNFTQLLTLQGGVVTDVPVAAAFGNGTQGFSVAGGRYYDNSINLNGTNAVAAVTGGAYFIAVPSPDVVEEFKVQSSLYSAEYGQAGGSNVNLVTKSGTNKFHGNVFEFFRNNVLNANEYFYKGSQIEAGNGNKTPILRQNQFGGTFGGPVIKNKAFFFFGYQGTRQINGASPGFVYTLPSYPLLPAGDRSNTASLISSLGAIYGGRVGYPAGVCAAGINCVRTDGSNINPVAINILQAKLPNGQYLFPSFPASALSDGLGGAGDGQVYSNASFSLPGHYNEDQYALDLDYQISNRQLLSAKIFTANINQNSLLGNLPGFTSVAKNQNRNFTLSHTFTASPTLVNEVRAAFLRVALVTNAKDPISASDVGIKPLPDGGSYFPWFLIAQAGISASANSVYAANSENQYIIADTVSKVIGRHNIRFGGSYTRHQLPQDSNTGKPGAILMETFQDFLLGQSAAQNGLASIGFPYSNIIDTAGATGSFAKSYRFNDMSYFAQDDFKLAKNFTLNVGLRWDYFAWPHDTEGRIAGFDPSLIAEGAFGIPNASQSYTGYTLARDYARLHPGKTIPSGVALESNTLVKGEDLKNFGPRVGFAWQPLAHWSVRGGYGLFYPRSSTAAADNEADGIPFNDVEQLVGQPTPTLQDPFDVLNLPADDQFPLWQPRQYVPGGTPGYYNQVLDPNARNPYVQQFNFSIERELGKNSVVEIAYLGSHGLRLLNALAANQPDIASPSNPIRGITTNTYANIQDRVPVAGVIADRGLTLDRFNGSSKYSALVLTFNQRMSHGLQFLSAFTFGRSADNNSLNSGAPGAGSGGLSGGAGNAQPPGDNNLNNHWGLSDWDRKTRSTTSLVYQLPDPLKNRHGFVEKFTGGWETAGIMTFQSGQPITFLMSQAIYSAVISDGYLTPDLIPGATLANLQGSGSNKNRLTHYFKSPGLTPGTDMPKPGSSFLLPGPLDYGQLGRGLPIRTPGQKDVDFSLIKETPIHEAIRLEFRAEAFNLFNWANFGAPNATVDSPTFGYISSTTVSPRIIQFGLKLAF from the coding sequence ATGAGGCAAGCACTGGAGATGGGAAAGGTTGTGGAGGAGCGCTACAGGCATGTCCTGCACGCCATACTCCAGCTTGTGCTGGTCTTCCTGGCAGGAATGAATGTGGCCTATTCGCAGGGAGCCAAAGGAGGAATCACCGGTTCCTTGCTCGACCCCAGTGGCGCTTCCGTAGTCGGAGCTACCGTAACCGAAACGAACCTGGATACTGGCACCACTCGCTCCACGATGAGTAAGGCAGACGGCATCTTTCTTTTTACTCTCGTTGAGCCAGGACGCTATCGGGTAGAAGTGGTGGCGAAAGGCTTCAAGAAGCTAGTGCGGCAACCAGTCGTCGTGCTCGTGACGGAGACGGCCAGCTTGGGACAGGTAGCACTTGCCGTAGGGGACGTGACCGAGATCGTGACGGTTAGTAATCAGACGGAGCTGTTGCAAACAGAGTCTGCGACCACAGGAAACGTCTTCGATAGTAACCAGGTTTCGTCGTTGCCCCTATCGACCCGGAACTTCACCCAACTTCTCACCCTACAGGGCGGTGTGGTAACGGATGTGCCGGTCGCCGCAGCTTTCGGCAATGGCACTCAAGGGTTCTCCGTTGCTGGTGGCCGATATTATGACAACAGCATCAATCTCAATGGGACGAATGCAGTCGCCGCTGTGACGGGGGGTGCTTACTTTATTGCGGTTCCATCGCCAGACGTAGTCGAGGAGTTCAAGGTCCAGTCAAGCCTCTACTCGGCCGAATACGGCCAGGCGGGCGGTTCTAATGTGAACCTCGTCACGAAGAGTGGCACAAATAAATTTCATGGTAATGTGTTTGAGTTTTTTCGCAACAACGTGCTGAATGCAAACGAGTACTTCTACAAAGGCTCGCAGATAGAGGCTGGAAACGGAAACAAGACGCCGATTCTGCGTCAGAATCAATTCGGTGGCACGTTTGGCGGCCCTGTTATAAAAAACAAAGCTTTCTTCTTCTTTGGCTATCAAGGGACTCGGCAAATCAATGGGGCTTCGCCGGGGTTTGTCTATACATTGCCATCTTACCCGTTGCTACCCGCAGGGGATCGCAGCAATACAGCAAGCTTGATCTCCTCTTTGGGTGCAATCTATGGCGGACGAGTCGGCTATCCCGCCGGAGTTTGTGCTGCGGGAATCAATTGCGTTCGCACCGACGGCTCGAACATCAATCCGGTCGCTATCAACATTCTGCAAGCGAAATTACCGAATGGCCAGTATCTGTTCCCATCGTTTCCAGCCAGTGCCCTGAGCGACGGCTTGGGTGGTGCAGGCGACGGCCAGGTGTACTCAAACGCTAGTTTCAGCCTTCCCGGCCACTACAACGAGGATCAATACGCGCTTGACCTTGATTACCAGATTTCAAATCGCCAGCTGTTATCAGCCAAAATCTTTACGGCAAACATCAATCAAAATTCATTGCTCGGGAACTTGCCCGGCTTTACCAGCGTCGCAAAAAACCAGAATCGAAACTTTACTTTGTCGCATACGTTCACTGCTTCGCCCACGCTCGTGAATGAGGTACGCGCTGCATTCCTGCGGGTCGCATTGGTCACAAATGCCAAGGACCCCATTAGTGCATCGGACGTAGGGATCAAGCCTTTGCCGGATGGTGGTTCCTACTTTCCCTGGTTCCTCATAGCTCAGGCCGGGATATCGGCAAGCGCCAACTCGGTATACGCCGCGAACTCCGAGAATCAGTACATCATCGCAGACACTGTTTCGAAGGTTATCGGGAGACATAACATCCGCTTTGGCGGGTCATATACTCGTCACCAACTGCCTCAGGATTCGAATACCGGAAAACCTGGCGCCATTTTGATGGAGACCTTCCAGGATTTCCTTCTAGGCCAGAGTGCTGCTCAAAATGGTCTTGCCTCAATAGGCTTTCCTTACAGCAATATCATCGATACAGCGGGGGCCACCGGGAGCTTCGCTAAATCTTACCGCTTCAACGACATGAGTTATTTCGCTCAGGATGATTTTAAGCTTGCTAAAAACTTCACGTTGAATGTCGGCTTGCGGTGGGACTACTTCGCATGGCCGCACGATACTGAAGGTCGGATCGCAGGGTTTGATCCTTCACTCATTGCAGAGGGGGCCTTTGGCATCCCCAACGCCTCTCAGTCCTATACTGGGTACACTTTGGCGCGGGACTATGCTCGACTTCATCCGGGCAAGACCATTCCCAGTGGGGTAGCTCTCGAGAGTAATACGCTCGTGAAAGGAGAGGACCTCAAGAACTTCGGTCCGCGCGTTGGCTTCGCGTGGCAGCCGTTGGCACATTGGTCCGTGCGTGGGGGTTATGGGCTCTTCTATCCCCGCTCATCCACTGCTGCGGCCGACAATGAGGCCGACGGAATTCCCTTCAATGACGTTGAGCAGCTCGTCGGGCAACCTACTCCTACGCTGCAGGATCCCTTCGATGTCTTGAACCTGCCGGCCGATGATCAATTCCCCTTATGGCAACCTCGTCAATATGTCCCTGGCGGAACTCCTGGCTATTACAACCAAGTGCTAGATCCAAACGCGCGAAACCCCTACGTACAGCAGTTCAATTTCTCCATTGAGCGGGAGCTCGGAAAAAACTCTGTCGTTGAAATCGCCTATCTGGGTTCGCATGGACTGAGATTGCTCAACGCGCTGGCGGCAAATCAGCCAGACATCGCTAGCCCTTCGAATCCAATCCGTGGAATTACGACGAATACCTACGCGAATATTCAGGATCGTGTACCAGTTGCGGGCGTTATTGCAGATCGTGGCTTAACCCTGGATAGGTTCAATGGTAGTTCCAAGTACAGCGCGCTTGTGCTCACGTTCAACCAACGTATGAGCCACGGTCTGCAGTTTCTTTCAGCGTTCACGTTCGGAAGATCGGCGGACAACAATTCCCTTAACTCAGGTGCCCCAGGTGCAGGCTCGGGAGGTTTGAGTGGTGGCGCAGGTAACGCGCAGCCGCCTGGAGACAACAACCTTAATAATCACTGGGGTCTATCGGACTGGGACCGGAAAACACGTTCGACAACCAGCCTGGTCTATCAGCTTCCCGATCCTCTCAAGAACCGGCACGGGTTCGTTGAAAAATTTACCGGGGGGTGGGAGACAGCAGGCATTATGACTTTTCAGTCAGGCCAACCCATCACCTTTCTTATGTCGCAGGCAATCTACAGTGCTGTCATTTCGGACGGATACCTGACGCCGGATTTGATCCCCGGCGCGACACTAGCTAATCTTCAAGGCAGTGGATCGAACAAGAACAGATTGACACACTACTTCAAGTCTCCGGGCTTGACGCCAGGAACAGATATGCCTAAGCCAGGAAGTTCCTTTTTATTGCCTGGCCCGTTGGACTACGGCCAATTGGGGCGGGGACTGCCTATTCGGACCCCGGGCCAAAAGGATGTCGATTTCTCGCTGATCAAGGAGACTCCGATACACGAAGCGATTCGCCTGGAGTTTCGTGCGGAGGCCTTCAATCTCTTCAACTGGGCCAATTTTGGTGCGCCAAACGCTACGGTTGATTCTCCGACTTTTGGCTACATCAGTTCAACAACTGTGTCTCCAAGGATCATTCAATTTGGACTGAAGCTGGCTTTCTAA
- a CDS encoding IclR family transcriptional regulator, whose protein sequence is MTLREVSTRRNRAERTDLGTSLDRALAILEMVSGNGGGTTNAELARRLSIPTSSCSYVLQRLERTGYLTRSEETRRYELGIKVLGLAHGVLRDTGLPGAVDSILKEIAEKTGQAVIIAILCKDRITILRRTGLPELNGVDFEMGSSFPAHATAIGKMLLARLSDADLRELLDSQQLVKRSPRTINSKDDLMRNLVDIRRRGHSTSNGELFMRIRGLAVPIMDDAGQTCAGLTVAGPRLRLDDDEAIRTIHDGAAMISKRLRETAEHRRSLNSPFDVLTALRHFAADRII, encoded by the coding sequence GTGACTTTAAGAGAAGTTTCAACCCGTCGGAATCGAGCAGAAAGGACAGATCTCGGTACGTCTCTAGATCGCGCGCTTGCTATTTTAGAGATGGTTTCAGGAAACGGCGGCGGTACAACAAATGCAGAACTAGCTCGTCGCCTATCGATTCCCACGAGCAGTTGTTCCTATGTGCTACAACGATTGGAGAGGACCGGGTACCTGACAAGGTCAGAAGAAACTCGGCGCTACGAGCTGGGAATTAAAGTTCTCGGCTTGGCGCACGGTGTGCTCCGCGATACAGGATTGCCGGGAGCAGTGGATTCAATTCTTAAAGAGATTGCGGAGAAAACTGGCCAGGCCGTGATTATAGCCATTCTTTGCAAGGATCGCATTACGATTTTGAGAAGAACAGGACTTCCCGAACTGAATGGTGTCGATTTCGAAATGGGATCCAGTTTCCCGGCACATGCGACCGCAATCGGAAAAATGTTGCTCGCGCGGCTTTCAGATGCTGATCTGCGCGAACTTCTCGATTCACAGCAACTCGTAAAGCGATCGCCGAGAACGATCAACTCCAAAGACGACTTGATGCGGAACCTGGTGGATATCCGGAGGCGTGGCCACTCGACGAGCAACGGCGAACTGTTTATGAGAATCCGAGGGCTGGCGGTGCCTATCATGGATGACGCCGGGCAAACCTGCGCCGGGCTGACAGTTGCAGGTCCTCGCCTGAGACTGGATGATGACGAAGCCATCCGAACTATTCACGATGGCGCCGCAATGATCTCAAAGCGATTGCGAGAGACAGCCGAGCATAGGCGATCCTTGAATTCGCCCTTCGATGTACTTACAGCACTACGGCATTTCGCTGCGGATCGGATCATCTAA
- a CDS encoding SDR family oxidoreductase, which translates to MVKGQVVAITGASSGIGKATALELARLGAKLMLGARHEEALLQVAEEIRAAGGEAVYRITDVSRREDLLKLVHLAQETFGQLDVLFSNAGAMPIGPFDELAVDDWETMVDVNIKGVLFGIAAALPVFRQQGSGHFIHTASTAARKTVPNQVVYSATKAAVLALSDGLRQELAGQIRVSTILPGFTDTAFSEHVKNPEMKAQMQKAGEKFAMSPETVARAVVYILEQPEGVNIGEVTLRSKAQA; encoded by the coding sequence ATGGTAAAGGGACAGGTAGTTGCAATTACAGGGGCGAGTAGCGGCATCGGAAAAGCTACCGCTCTTGAGTTGGCTCGCCTGGGAGCAAAGCTTATGTTGGGCGCACGGCATGAAGAAGCTCTTTTGCAAGTAGCCGAAGAAATCCGCGCTGCCGGAGGCGAGGCCGTGTACCGCATTACGGATGTGAGCAGGCGTGAGGACCTTCTGAAACTCGTACACCTTGCCCAGGAGACCTTCGGTCAGCTCGATGTTCTGTTCAGTAATGCCGGTGCCATGCCCATCGGACCATTCGACGAGCTTGCCGTCGATGACTGGGAGACGATGGTGGACGTTAACATCAAAGGCGTGCTCTTCGGGATCGCTGCTGCACTCCCCGTCTTCCGTCAGCAGGGCTCCGGGCACTTCATTCATACGGCATCGACGGCTGCCCGTAAGACGGTTCCGAATCAGGTGGTATATTCAGCCACCAAGGCGGCGGTGCTGGCTCTTTCCGATGGCCTCCGTCAAGAACTTGCAGGCCAGATACGCGTCAGCACTATCTTGCCAGGATTCACCGACACCGCCTTCAGCGAGCATGTGAAAAACCCTGAGATGAAAGCGCAGATGCAAAAGGCGGGAGAAAAGTTCGCGATGTCACCCGAGACTGTGGCTAGAGCCGTTGTTTATATACTGGAACAGCCCGAAGGAGTAAATATCGGTGAGGTAACGCTTCGTTCGAAGGCGCAGGCATGA